In a single window of the Flavivirga spongiicola genome:
- a CDS encoding DoxX family membrane protein, with product MNSKVFMVVRTLLGIFVLFFGLNKFFHFMDMGDMSAEAGAYFGALSSVKLITIVAIVEIVAGLALIFNKFGALLALILMSVSVNAVLFHAMLEPGSIAGALILLVLNIIVLYGYKDKYKDLLS from the coding sequence ATGAATTCAAAAGTTTTTATGGTCGTGAGAACACTTCTCGGGATTTTCGTTTTGTTTTTTGGACTTAATAAGTTCTTTCATTTTATGGATATGGGAGATATGTCTGCTGAGGCTGGGGCCTATTTCGGAGCATTATCTTCTGTTAAATTAATTACAATAGTAGCCATTGTAGAAATTGTTGCAGGATTAGCATTAATCTTTAACAAATTTGGAGCTTTATTGGCTCTTATTTTAATGAGTGTATCAGTCAATGCCGTATTATTTCATGCTATGTTAGAACCAGGAAGTATCGCGGGCGCTTTAATTTTACTAGTTTTAAATATTATTGTGCTTTATGGCTATAAAGACAAATATAAAGATTTACTGAGTTGA
- a CDS encoding T9SS type A sorting domain-containing protein, translating into METIKSSGDNDKRINLVILSEGYQTSELDQFITDVTSLSDDMFSQSPFLEYADYFNVYAIKVPSNESGADHPATATDVTEPATPMTTKDTYFNATFDAFNYHRLLYYGIDYADAATAEAKIHSVLSDNFPTYDQALILVNTNVYGGSGGEFPMASTSANDIAIHELGHSLFDLKDEYYPGDALAAEAINMTQETDPTLVKWKNWIGLNGIGIYPYGTSGVASTWNRPHQNCKMRYLGVPFCSVCKEGMIEKIHSLVSPIDSYTPISNTVSNPSFPLDFHLNLIKPAPDPTILESSWSLNADDNFATNVDDVSISESDLNVGSNNLTAVITDNTTLLRIDNHETLHVYTVTWTIDHSSLGVKDIESEINNLSIVMYPNPANTIANFKIESERGTNLKVDIMSLDGKKVKTVPMSNHETQQVDISNLSEGIYMANFYANNILVASKKLVKQ; encoded by the coding sequence GTGGAAACAATTAAATCTTCTGGAGATAATGACAAAAGAATAAATTTAGTTATCTTAAGTGAAGGCTATCAAACCAGTGAATTAGATCAATTTATTACAGATGTTACTAGTCTTTCGGACGACATGTTTAGTCAATCACCTTTTTTAGAATATGCGGATTACTTTAATGTATACGCTATAAAAGTACCATCAAATGAAAGTGGAGCCGATCACCCTGCAACTGCTACAGATGTTACAGAACCTGCAACTCCAATGACCACAAAAGATACTTATTTCAATGCTACTTTTGATGCCTTTAATTATCACAGACTCTTATATTACGGAATTGATTATGCAGATGCTGCTACTGCGGAGGCAAAAATACATTCTGTTTTATCTGACAATTTCCCTACATACGATCAAGCTTTAATTTTAGTTAACACTAATGTATATGGAGGCTCGGGTGGTGAATTTCCAATGGCTTCAACTTCAGCAAATGATATTGCCATACATGAATTAGGACATTCTTTGTTCGATTTAAAAGATGAATATTATCCAGGAGACGCATTAGCAGCCGAAGCCATAAATATGACTCAAGAAACTGATCCAACATTGGTAAAATGGAAAAATTGGATTGGACTTAATGGTATTGGGATTTACCCCTATGGTACCTCTGGTGTAGCATCCACTTGGAACAGACCTCATCAAAACTGTAAAATGAGATATCTGGGAGTTCCTTTCTGCTCTGTATGTAAAGAAGGCATGATAGAAAAGATACACAGTTTGGTGTCTCCAATTGATTCATATACACCCATTTCAAATACGGTCTCAAACCCAAGCTTTCCTCTTGATTTTCATCTAAACTTAATAAAACCTGCACCTGACCCTACAATACTTGAAAGCTCGTGGTCACTTAATGCTGATGATAATTTTGCCACAAATGTTGATGATGTAAGTATTTCTGAAAGCGATTTAAATGTAGGTTCAAATAATTTAACAGCAGTCATTACGGATAACACAACACTTTTAAGGATCGATAATCATGAAACCCTTCATGTGTATACAGTGACCTGGACTATAGATCATTCTTCCTTAGGAGTTAAGGATATTGAAAGTGAGATTAATAATTTAAGTATCGTTATGTATCCAAATCCTGCGAATACCATTGCAAACTTTAAAATTGAAAGTGAAAGAGGTACCAATTTAAAAGTTGATATTATGAGCTTAGACGGCAAAAAAGTAAAAACAGTACCTATGTCTAACCATGAAACACAACAGGTAGATATTAGTAATTTAAGTGAAGGTATTTATATGGCTAATTTCTATGCAAATAACATATTAGTTGCCAGTAAAAAATTAGTAAAACAATAA
- a CDS encoding DUF4136 domain-containing protein, whose amino-acid sequence MKSFKIILLALLITGCVSVRVNYDYDKTTQFDNYKTYNYYSDMNTGLSELDTKRLLNAIDIKMTAKGFSLSDTPDFFIDIKSSEYREAQRSSVGVGLGGGGRNVGGGISIGIPVGQSNVNRQIIIDFVDENKKQLFWQAVSESNYNPNAIPGEREERLNAIVEKVFLEYPPKQ is encoded by the coding sequence ATGAAATCTTTTAAAATTATTTTACTTGCTTTATTAATTACGGGATGTGTTTCTGTTCGTGTTAATTACGATTACGATAAGACAACTCAATTTGATAATTATAAAACCTACAATTATTATAGTGATATGAATACGGGGCTAAGTGAATTAGACACCAAACGTCTGTTAAATGCTATAGATATAAAAATGACAGCAAAAGGGTTTAGTTTATCTGACACTCCAGATTTTTTCATCGACATTAAAAGTAGTGAATATCGCGAAGCGCAACGCAGCTCAGTTGGTGTTGGTTTAGGTGGAGGAGGCCGCAATGTTGGAGGAGGCATTTCAATAGGTATACCAGTGGGCCAGTCTAATGTTAACCGTCAGATAATAATTGATTTTGTAGATGAAAATAAAAAGCAATTATTTTGGCAAGCAGTAAGCGAATCGAATTATAACCCTAACGCTATACCGGGAGAGCGAGAGGAACGCTTAAATGCTATAGTAGAAAAAGTGTTCTTGGAATACCCTCCTAAACAATAA
- a CDS encoding alpha/beta hydrolase family protein, whose amino-acid sequence MTFCSKSIFLICIFFSVNLFSQSNRPQEPKAPYDYTSEAIYFTNFKADSIKLAGTLTLPKNIKKPVVAILISGSGPQDRNEELVNHKPFLVIADYLTNHGVAVLRYDDRGTAESEGNFKNATTFDFATDVEAAIAYLKTRNDIDTSKIGLIGHSEGGLIAPMVASRNKDVAFTVLLAGTGVNGAKVLETQSRRAAELAGANSAVLDENEKLSKIIYAILRTHSDVEIIKTKITNELNDFKMKNPTSILAPAITPALIKQQFNILKSKWLLTFIRIDPKDYLEKTTCPVLALNGSKDFQVLPKINLEGIKNGLEIAGNKDITIKELDGLNHLFQTAETGSMQEYSEIEETFSPTALKIIKDWILERFK is encoded by the coding sequence ATGACATTCTGCTCTAAAAGTATCTTTTTAATATGTATTTTCTTTAGTGTCAATCTTTTTTCTCAAAGTAATCGTCCACAAGAACCGAAAGCCCCTTATGACTATACTTCGGAAGCTATTTATTTTACCAATTTTAAAGCCGACAGTATAAAGTTAGCAGGTACACTCACTTTACCAAAAAACATAAAAAAGCCAGTAGTTGCCATTTTAATAAGCGGATCTGGCCCACAAGACAGAAATGAAGAACTAGTAAATCATAAGCCTTTTTTAGTGATAGCTGATTACCTAACAAACCATGGTGTTGCTGTTTTGCGGTATGATGATAGAGGGACTGCTGAATCTGAAGGAAATTTTAAAAACGCCACAACTTTTGATTTTGCTACCGATGTTGAAGCTGCTATCGCTTATTTAAAAACAAGGAATGATATTGATACTTCAAAAATAGGTTTGATTGGACATAGTGAGGGTGGACTTATTGCTCCTATGGTAGCTTCAAGAAATAAAGATGTTGCCTTTACCGTATTACTTGCAGGCACTGGTGTAAATGGTGCAAAAGTTTTAGAAACCCAATCTAGACGAGCCGCAGAATTAGCAGGTGCTAATAGTGCTGTTCTGGATGAAAATGAAAAATTATCAAAGATTATTTACGCTATTTTAAGAACGCATTCTGATGTAGAAATTATTAAAACAAAAATCACAAATGAACTTAATGATTTTAAAATGAAAAACCCTACATCTATACTTGCTCCAGCCATTACTCCAGCTTTGATTAAACAACAATTCAACATTTTAAAATCTAAATGGCTTCTCACTTTTATTAGAATAGATCCAAAAGATTATTTAGAAAAAACGACATGCCCCGTATTAGCTTTAAATGGAAGTAAAGATTTTCAAGTATTACCAAAAATTAATTTAGAAGGCATTAAAAATGGGCTAGAAATTGCTGGAAATAAAGATATAACTATAAAGGAATTAGACGGATTAAACCATTTGTTTCAAACTGCCGAAACAGGAAGTATGCAAGAATATAGTGAAATTGAAGAAACCTTTTCCCCAACCGCCTTAAAAATTATAAAAGATTGGATTTTAGAACGATTTAAGTAA
- the obgE gene encoding GTPase ObgE, whose translation MTEGNFVDYVKMYVASGSGGKGSVHLHREKYITKGGPDGGDGGRGGHVILRGNSNLWTLLHLKFKKHIRAGHGGNGSKSRSSGADGEDVYLDVPLGTVVRDTETDDILLEITEEGEERIIAEGGKGGLGNWHFKSSTNQTPRYAQPGLPLEEKYVTLELKVLADVGLVGFPNAGKSTLLSVVTSAKPKIADYEFTTLKPNLGIVEYRDFQTFVMADIPGIIEGAAEGKGLGHYFLRHIERNSILLFLIPADADDIKKQYDVLLDELRRYNPEMLDKERLIAISKCDMLDTELKAELKKELDNELPIPYLFISSVAQQGITELKDILWKMLNE comes from the coding sequence ATGACTGAAGGAAATTTTGTTGATTATGTAAAAATGTATGTCGCTTCTGGCAGCGGAGGTAAAGGTTCTGTGCATTTACATCGCGAGAAGTATATTACGAAAGGTGGACCAGATGGTGGTGATGGTGGTCGTGGCGGTCATGTGATTCTTCGAGGTAATTCTAATCTTTGGACACTTCTTCATTTAAAATTTAAAAAACACATTCGTGCTGGTCATGGTGGAAATGGTAGTAAAAGCAGGAGTTCTGGGGCTGATGGTGAAGATGTATATTTAGATGTTCCATTAGGAACGGTTGTTAGAGATACTGAAACTGATGACATTCTTTTAGAGATCACTGAAGAAGGTGAAGAAAGAATTATTGCAGAAGGCGGAAAAGGCGGACTAGGCAACTGGCATTTTAAGTCGTCGACCAATCAAACACCAAGATATGCACAGCCTGGACTTCCCTTGGAAGAGAAGTATGTTACGTTGGAATTAAAAGTACTTGCTGACGTTGGTTTGGTAGGATTCCCAAACGCGGGGAAATCTACGTTGTTATCAGTAGTCACTTCTGCCAAACCAAAAATTGCAGATTATGAGTTTACAACGTTGAAACCTAATTTAGGGATCGTAGAGTATCGCGATTTTCAAACCTTCGTAATGGCAGATATTCCTGGAATTATAGAAGGTGCTGCCGAAGGAAAAGGCCTAGGTCATTATTTTTTACGTCACATAGAACGTAATTCCATTTTGCTATTTTTAATTCCTGCAGATGCAGATGATATTAAAAAGCAATATGATGTCTTGTTAGATGAGCTTCGTCGTTACAATCCGGAAATGCTTGATAAAGAACGCCTCATAGCCATATCGAAATGTGATATGCTCGATACTGAATTGAAGGCAGAACTTAAAAAAGAATTGGACAACGAACTTCCTATTCCATACTTATTCATTTCATCAGTGGCACAGCAAGGTATTACCGAGTTAAAAGACATTTTGTGGAAAATGTTGAATGAGTAA
- a CDS encoding adenylate kinase, whose amino-acid sequence MIKLHDKYFKPFISAKKIDDVLQRLAIEIAEDVGDEIPVFVGILNGSFMVVSDFVKKYPKPCEVTFIKLASYEGVKSTEDIQRLIGLTQDLTGRTVIILEDIIDTGNTLTEVHRIFRNEKVKSLKIATLFYKPEAYKKDFKLHYVGIEIPNKFIVGFGLDYNGLGRNIPEIYQIKETQHMTNLVLFGPPGAGKGTQADFLKEKYNLVHISTGDVFRYNIKNETALGMLAKSYMDKGELVPDQVTIDMLNAEVEKNAAANGFIFDGFPRTNAQADALDKLMDSKDSQINAMIALEVDDEILVERLLSRGKTSGRADDADESIIRNRITEYYNKTAILKDFYSAQDKYFGVDGVGSIEDITARLSGVIDNL is encoded by the coding sequence GTGATAAAGCTACACGACAAATATTTTAAACCATTTATTTCTGCTAAAAAAATTGATGATGTTCTACAACGTTTAGCGATAGAAATAGCAGAAGATGTAGGAGACGAAATCCCTGTATTTGTTGGTATTTTAAATGGATCGTTTATGGTTGTGAGTGATTTTGTAAAAAAGTACCCAAAACCATGCGAAGTCACTTTTATAAAATTAGCATCTTATGAAGGTGTTAAATCAACCGAGGATATTCAAAGACTTATTGGGTTAACTCAAGATTTAACAGGGCGTACTGTTATTATTTTGGAAGATATTATTGATACAGGAAACACCTTGACCGAAGTTCATAGGATTTTTAGAAATGAAAAAGTGAAATCGCTCAAAATAGCGACACTCTTTTACAAGCCAGAGGCCTATAAAAAAGATTTTAAACTACATTATGTTGGTATTGAGATTCCTAATAAATTTATAGTTGGCTTCGGCTTAGATTATAATGGATTAGGAAGAAATATACCAGAAATATATCAAATAAAAGAAACGCAACATATGACAAACTTAGTGCTATTTGGCCCTCCAGGTGCTGGAAAAGGAACACAAGCAGATTTTTTAAAAGAGAAGTATAATTTAGTACACATTTCTACGGGCGATGTTTTTAGATACAATATTAAAAACGAAACGGCTTTAGGTATGTTAGCTAAATCCTACATGGATAAAGGGGAGTTGGTTCCAGATCAAGTAACTATTGATATGTTAAATGCTGAGGTTGAGAAAAATGCAGCTGCTAATGGTTTTATTTTTGATGGCTTTCCGCGTACTAATGCACAAGCAGACGCTTTAGATAAGTTAATGGATAGCAAAGATTCTCAAATAAATGCTATGATTGCTTTAGAGGTTGATGACGAAATTTTGGTTGAGCGTTTACTGTCACGTGGTAAGACTAGTGGAAGGGCTGATGATGCTGATGAATCTATTATTAGAAATAGAATAACAGAGTATTATAATAAAACAGCTATTTTAAAGGATTTCTATTCGGCACAAGACAAATATTTTGGCGTTGATGGTGTTGGTAGTATTGAAGATATTACAGCAAGATTGAGCGGTGTTATAGATAACCTCTAA
- a CDS encoding 5-(carboxyamino)imidazole ribonucleotide synthase yields MNYFSSNFKLGILGGGQLGKMLLNDTRKFDVYTCVLDASHEAPCKIASNEFHLGDLMNYDTVYNFGKQVDVLTIEIENVNVDALEALEKEGIKVYPASKTLRTIQNKATQKLFYVDNNLPTAPFSRFAYTSEIKEAIDHGGLALPFVWKCAQFGYDGTGVKIVKTLQDLESLPNVECIAETLVPFKNELAVIVVRNASGETKNFPVVEMEFHPEANQVEYVICPARISDKVAKKATDIALKTSKAFNHVGLLAVEMFQTQNDDILINEVAPRPHNSGHQTIEASYTSQFEQHLRAILDLPLGRTDNKVGGVMVNLVGAEGYTGNVVYENIETIMKMDGVTPHIYGKKQTRPFRKMGHVTIVNEDLNEARKIAEDVKKSIKVISEVV; encoded by the coding sequence ATGAACTACTTTTCTTCGAATTTTAAACTTGGTATTCTTGGAGGTGGTCAGTTAGGCAAAATGCTGCTTAACGATACCAGGAAATTTGATGTTTATACTTGTGTTTTAGATGCTAGTCATGAGGCTCCTTGTAAAATTGCGAGTAATGAGTTTCATTTGGGTGATTTAATGAACTATGATACCGTTTATAATTTTGGAAAACAAGTTGATGTACTAACTATTGAAATTGAAAATGTAAATGTCGATGCTTTAGAAGCGCTTGAAAAAGAAGGTATCAAAGTATACCCTGCATCTAAAACATTACGAACTATTCAAAACAAAGCAACTCAGAAACTGTTTTATGTTGATAATAATTTACCAACAGCTCCTTTTTCACGTTTTGCTTATACTTCTGAAATTAAAGAAGCTATAGATCATGGTGGTTTGGCATTACCTTTTGTTTGGAAATGTGCGCAATTTGGATATGATGGTACTGGGGTGAAAATTGTAAAAACACTTCAAGACTTAGAGAGTTTACCAAACGTAGAGTGTATTGCTGAAACATTAGTACCTTTTAAAAATGAATTAGCAGTTATTGTGGTTAGAAATGCTTCAGGAGAAACAAAAAATTTTCCAGTAGTTGAAATGGAGTTTCACCCGGAAGCAAATCAAGTAGAGTATGTTATTTGCCCTGCTAGAATTTCAGACAAAGTTGCAAAAAAAGCTACAGACATAGCTTTAAAAACATCTAAAGCTTTTAACCATGTTGGATTGTTAGCTGTTGAAATGTTCCAAACCCAAAACGACGATATTTTAATAAACGAAGTGGCGCCAAGGCCACATAACTCTGGACATCAAACTATTGAAGCCAGTTATACTTCACAGTTTGAACAACATCTAAGAGCCATTTTAGATTTACCTTTAGGAAGAACCGACAATAAAGTTGGTGGTGTTATGGTAAATTTGGTTGGTGCTGAAGGTTATACAGGTAATGTTGTTTATGAAAATATTGAAACCATTATGAAAATGGATGGCGTAACACCTCACATTTATGGTAAAAAACAAACACGTCCGTTTAGAAAAATGGGGCATGTTACCATTGTTAATGAAGATTTAAATGAGGCACGAAAAATAGCCGAAGACGTTAAAAAGTCAATTAAAGTTATAAGTGAAGTGGTTTAA
- the purE gene encoding 5-(carboxyamino)imidazole ribonucleotide mutase, whose translation MKKVGVIMGSKSDLPVMQDAIDILKGFDIEVEVDIVSAHRTPEKLFDYGKHAHTRGFAVIIAGAGGAAHLPGMIASLSPLPVIGVPVKSSNSIDGWDSVLSILQMPGGVPVATVALNGAKNAGILAAQIIGTSDNCVLDKVLVYKEGLKQKVNESAKDLK comes from the coding sequence ATGAAAAAAGTAGGAGTAATCATGGGAAGTAAGAGTGATCTTCCAGTCATGCAAGACGCTATTGATATTTTAAAAGGTTTTGATATTGAAGTAGAAGTAGATATCGTTTCGGCCCACAGAACCCCGGAAAAATTATTTGATTATGGAAAACACGCTCATACACGAGGATTTGCAGTTATCATTGCTGGTGCAGGTGGTGCAGCACATTTACCCGGAATGATTGCGTCACTATCACCGCTCCCGGTTATAGGTGTACCTGTAAAAAGTAGCAACTCAATTGATGGTTGGGATTCTGTTTTATCTATTTTACAAATGCCTGGTGGTGTTCCTGTTGCTACAGTTGCTCTTAATGGTGCAAAAAATGCAGGTATCCTAGCTGCACAAATTATAGGTACTAGCGACAACTGTGTTTTAGATAAAGTTTTAGTTTACAAAGAAGGCTTAAAACAAAAAGTAAACGAATCTGCTAAAGATTTAAAATAG